agtagagacttaaAGCTACAAAATGGCATATCATAcaatgcagttgaggaacaatgggaaagtaattctgctttggaagttgataaacttttgagaaaattgcctttgaatgttttggtacacctagtGGAGAGCTCCTCTTCGTCTAgacctattcagcatcgttcacaccctcttaagccttagccccacccatctctttaaggattcacatgaggccatgtgctaaacagagtgaataaggtagtgtagtaaacaagagttcaagactaaaagtggtgaaagtagtagcctacaaaagaaaaactccaggtaaaaatacactatctAGTCCTTCGCCTATACCCTAATCTGaatttggtgcaggtcatgttgttcttcacattgccTTCTctggtaaacaaacactatatcaaataaaatctaaatgtatttgtcacatgcacaggatacagaacgtgtaaacggtacagtgaaatggttacttgcatatttgcatagtagcaatatcaaaaatagaaagtgtccagacaaaaatattttattagatgacgcttacccagacacacgtCTAAATTGATgagtcatgtgaaagaaatgctataaccaccccccagacacatctagctaagtggatgggtcactattgtctagacatgtaaacatgttcatgaaatacaatagatggccgtaatcactYcgagacacacctggctaacttgatgggtcatgtaatcatctggtgaagtggagtcttttgttagacatgtagctagctagctagctaaacaattaaccataatccctaCCCATACAGCACTAGCTAACCAACATACATTAATTTCTGACAAAATTATAaacttataatatctgaaaatatagctagactcttacccatatagatggatgaacgcttcacggcagactggaaccagtTTAACtaagacgtcctgtgtcgtttctgttttgtttgtacagcttgtttgttttcacactgaccgtgtgcagaaagtagtccatcacaactttttcccactggtCTTTGTCGATagcacctgctaaattcagggcagcaatgttgttgagagcagtagcaaaacTTTTGCAGTCCTCCATGGCTAaagttatctttaaaaaaaagccatggttgtaaggattatctacacatactgagcagctcatgttatagacagatgCATGTCACATGACAGATCAAtacgaactcatctctcagcatgtccagcccagccattatctcagccaatcatggtggGAGGGTTCCtttctttttccgtggctaaaccaactagacttttaatttaacaattgtattagtatttacagatggcatacacgtttgctattaaggcacatgaaagttcatatgttccagaaggcatttctgcctcAAAACACATTTTGATCAAATAATAAAAagcgttcaaatgcctctcctgtgaagtagtgacatgcgacatacacctagcttcctgaaacgcGCCACATTTATGCTTGGATTCACACCTCTTGCAGCTCAGCTTAAAGTAAGTGGTAAGGTGGGATAAGGTTGTACTGTTAGGTAGCATGATGTGCTGTATTGTATTTTCCCTTAATAAACAGTGTATTACACTTTTTTGTCATATGTGCGACAACGTGCCTTTTGAATATTGTGTAATGTTAGTAGTAGCgtagtcaacaacaaaaaaattatactttgAATTTGGAGGTTTTAACATATCCCTCTGGTGACCAAGTTAACTTTTTTTATGACATTTGTTCGTGGATATATAGTCTAAGATTGACTGATGTGGAATTTGTTATAGGAAATAATCATGGCCAGCTGGTCTTGTTAGCATAGGGCTAAGTGTGTTAGGTTATCTCATGGGAAAAGCTTACTTGTAGCGTTATATCACTTGCAACTACGTAGatgattttaattggctgatgaaGATTTTGAGACATAAAACATTTTTCAAGAGTTCGCAAGTATGAACTCTTGGTTTTCTGTTGATTGGTCTTAAATAAACAGAGTCCAGAGTCATCCAAATTCTCACATCCCCCTCCTCCCACTCCAAAGAGCCCTGACGATCAACGGAATACAACCCCAGAATGTTCCCAGAGTTCCATGCTTCTGCTCTCTAATTTAACGTTCCATGGAGCGATTGGAGGAATCTCCTGCTGTCCGACCTTGCTCAATGACCAGCGACCTCATCCCAGATAGGAATACATGCTATGCAAATTCATAATAATATCCTGGACTTATAGAGaaatagaatgtgtgtgtgaggttgcgCCTGCCTGCGTACGgtatgttcctgtgtgtgtgtttgtgtgtggtgcacgcatgtgtgtgtagTGGCGAGGGGTGGCCTAAGAACTTGGCCTGTCACCAAGCACGTTCCCACATGGCCGCTGTAAACAACTTAAAGGTCCCACACAGTCATCCTATTTCCCAAGTAAAAATAGCCTTTGAATGGCCAAAacatcacccataatattttTACGCTATTAATATGGTCCAAATTGAATACATTTGactttttctctcatctctaactATCAGGAAGCCTGAAATAACAGGCTGAGTTGGCGGGGAGCTTATATTTATGAGCTCACCTTAACTGAGCTCTTTGAAATGCCCCTGTGGTCATTGCCAGGTAAGAAGGTAaacaatgggccacatgtcattCTGAGCCTAAATAGCATGCCTCAACCCATTTTATCTGCAAAATGCTCTCATGGTCAACAGAGCTGTTCATGGACTGTTGGATATCAGACAaacattttgattattttgtaaCTAATTACAGAATACAGTTAACTGATACACTTCTTCACAATATGTTGTAAAGCCTGAATCATCTTAGAAGCTTAGATATAAGGGAATGTACACGAAAACAGCATACAATAAGTGTACCGGACAATTAGCATTAGAAATGACAATATGTTCGTAATTGTGTATATTGATCagacatttattaaatattttacgATAGACCAGCATAGCCAAAATATTGAGCAACATGAACAAACGAGAAATAAAGGTGAGAAATAATTTGACATAAAAAATTAAAACTTCAGCCATAAGCCTAATATAGTCACCCGGCCGCAATACAGTGTCCCGGGACCTATTTATTTGTACAATTTGTAACACTCATCACCTGTCCGAATGCTTGAATAAAAAAACTAGACAAAgtaactcccgagtggcgcagtggtctaaggcactgcagtgctagaggcgtcactacagaccctggttcgatcccgggctgtatcacaaccggccgtgatcgagaGTCCCGTAGgctggtgcacaattggcccagcgtcgtctgggttaggggagggtttggccgtggtagacTGTacttgtaaatgagaatttgttcttaataactgacttgcctagttaaaaaaaggtataaaaaaaacKATGTGATATCATACAGTAAAAGTGAATTTAGGAAATGCAACAACTACAGAGACtgatggggaggggagaggaRGAGGACCCATCAGGTTTCAGTCACCCCCAAGAATGAAGTGGGAGACAAATCCATTTCCTCCTTCTAGTCAGGCCTCGCACAGCTTCCCCACATACTTCGCTGgagcattttactgttagtctacacctgatgTTTATGAAGCATgggacaaataaaatgtgttgtgATTTTATCAAGGGTGATCTCGTTGAAGAGGAGATCCAGGAGCCTGTCAACATAGCctgtaatgtttttgaaaaggGAAATGTTAGTTAAGTGGGAAGTGAATTTAACTTCCTTTTATTTAAAGATGAGATGATGCTTCAATTCGTTGATGTAGTGATCTACTCATTCTACAATGTGTTTCCTTGAGTTTTTGATGTATTCAATTTTAAATATGCAATATTTGGTTCTGTACTTTTTTGTGAAACTTTTCAATGTTTCTAATTAGACTTTTTTTGTGCCTGAAATGCTCAATTAATGCAGATTTGAAATGAATAACTATAACTTACAGTATGATGGGTCTGTCTTCACAGGCTTCACAGCATTTCCCACCTTCTTTGCCTTGGGAAAGATGATTTTGTATCACATCATTCCTGCTGCAGTTGCCTGGGTAGCTGTGCAGACAGAGAGATGTTgatttttctaaaatgtctatCATTACAGCTTGATGAAATTGGAAAGACAaaagatggaaagtgaaataatATTCCCCCTCATCATCATGATTAGTCCCAATGACACAAGCTACatcaactgttttttttttaacacacaatGGAATGGCAAAATATGATTTTCAGGGGTAAATTAcaaatactacacacacacacacacaaccccttttGTGGACAACATTCTTTTGTGTCAGCTGTGTGCTGGCAGCTCTAAGACTCAATGTTGGAGTCTTAGGGATGAAGGAACAAAAACCATATAgtgactatcaggtgtgttacagaaaatatacatttcacaAGTCAAAGCAGTCACAGCCACAGTTGCATTATCTAACATgatccccccccaaaatgttggcTACTGTGTCACACTCATCAAACTCTGATACTTACATTATGGTCAGTGCTTGCAAGATCCACTGTCAATGATGCATCCGTCTTCAGGATTAGCTTCCTGGCAAGACCCATCGAATGTTCTCCTGGCAAGACCCATCGAATGTTCTCCCCAAATTGATAAAGCAACTTCACTCGAAATGKGCACTGCACACGCGTGCCATGATCGTAATTTTCAGTCATCCTGTCCACCGTAAGCTAGCTAAGAAATGAAAAGCAACCACTGCTGTTGGATGTCTTCCTTCTTTGGGAAATAGTTTAAGGTTAATGTTACACTATGTAAGGTTCATTTTACACAAATTTTACACTAGTTACGACACAGTGTGCTTTTGCCGGCATGCTGGTAAGTAGCTTGCTACTGTAGCTAACAGTCATACCACAGATGAAAGGTTAGCAGTAACTTTGGTCGTACCTTCCGCTCAAGCTAGCTACTAGTAGCTAGCTTAAGGTTTGTAAACAAAGCCAAAGCAAAGCGTAGGGGCACATGAGATGACGGTTTTAAGGTGGTACATATTTAAATTAGTTCAGATAAGATGCTACCATTGCCGTATTAMATTTCCGGCTTTATGTGATGTTGCATAAAGCCGGAAGAAAATCCTTGACAATGCCTGCCTCCTAAATCCAAGTCTTTGACACgaggggaggggaccagtaactttatgatcaaacgttctcaatgtacagtaccagctACAGTCATTTTTCATCCTTAGGTCACTCTACTTTGAACTGGTTTCCaccaaatatcatccaatttgatttaaaaaaacactatGGATAAGTACAAACTCATTCACAATTCAGGTGCTCTACATACTTTCTAATGAAGATCTGCGTGATCTGGTTTAGTGCATGCGTTCACAACTGTCCCAAGTCAATGCATGTATACGGAATTTAAGTGATTTTTGGTTTGTTGTGGGTTATAAGAGGTAACTAATACAGTACCATACTGGACCAGACCTCTTAGAGAGAGGCCCAAGAGAACGGGATTGACAGCGAGCTCTACTCTGAAAACAACAGCAGTAAATAAAGATGCTTGTTTTCTTAGCCTCCCTCATCGGTCTGCACTGCTCTGTCCCTCACCGCAACGTGCCCAGCAGCACGAGTCCCCTCTCCACaacatgttttgtttaatttCCTCTGAGATGTTTTCTCTACAGCCGTGACGGTGGTAGTGGGCTCTTTACTGCTGTCAGTCAGTGAAGTCTGGTTTGGGCCCCTACCGGCCCCCGTAGACCCTACCAGACTCCACCAGCCCCAACAAGCCCCTATACAGGCCTCCACCAGCCCCTACTGGGCCCCACTGGACCCCACCtaaggtaccatttgggacacagcatcATGCTGATAAATCAGGGCAGTAATTCAATGGGTGAATATTATCATATATATGCCACTGTCTGGAGATGGAATTTATGGAACTGAAGGACCACTTAGATTTACTTCCAGATATTCATGAAAAAGCTTCTCAGACACTTTTCAACAGTtggtaaataaaatacatttgcatcTGACTGAAAGTGCACTGAGACTTTCTCCAGTTTTGCATTTTGCCTCCAGCACCCCCTGCACCACTATTCTGTTTTGGGTGTGGGTAGATTATGATTTGTGCCTATTATGGCTTGTTAAATTGAATATGGCACCAACATGTATATTAATTGACCACAATATTTTATAATGTGTATTATCACATATTGAGCGTTGTTTTAATTGTTGGCTATATTCGCATATTATTAGCCTTATTGTAGTATTTCATTAAAACTGCTGGCCTGCTGTGTCTTGGATATTCGTTTGGAAAGGTGTcaataaaatatgtttaaaaatatatatatatacctaccAATGGGTAACGCAAGGAAGAACGGCAGCCAACAAAGCGTAAACATGCCAACCACGACTCCCAACGTTTTCGCTGCTTTCTTCTCCCGGGAGAATTTCAGAAGTTTCACCGTCAGGGAGCTCCTTGCCTGGTTTGCACGGCCCTTCCCAGTGCTGCTGCTGTCATCCTGCACCTGAGATCCCTTGTGGATCCTGAGCGTGAGCTCACTCGTgttcatcctctccctcatcaCCCCGGCCTCCAAGTTCTTGGTGGTGCGTTTGGCGACTACATAAACCCTAAAATACATGGACAAGATAACTACTAGTGGTATATAGAAGGAACCGAGGGAGGAAAATAATGCGTAAAACGGTTCCTCGGTGATGAGGCACACAGTGTTGTCCGGCGACGGCGGCTGCTTCCACCCGAGGAGGGGTCCAATGGAGATGACCACCGAGAGCACCCACACCCCAAGCATGGCCAGCAGTGCCCGCTTCTCGGTTACTATGCTCGGATACTGCAGCGGGTGGCTCACCCCGATGTAACGGTCGATAGAAATTACGCACAGGCTCATGATGGACGCTGTGCAGCACAAAACATCCACTGCCGCCCAGATGTCACAGAAGATCCGGCCGAACACCCAGTAGTTAAGGATCTCCAGGGTGGCAGACACCGGCAGCACTGTGGTGCCCAGCAGCAGGTCAGCGATGGCCAGGTTTATAATGAAGTAGTTGGTCGGGGTCCGCAGGTGCCTATTGGTCATCACCGCCAGAATGACGAGGATGTTGCCCACAATGGCGAACACGATGAAAGCCCCCAGGACGAAGCCGAGCGGGATGGCACGGGTAAGGTCCACTTCACCAGGCGACTCTGACAACCACGGCGTCCCCACTGTTGTGTCGTATTGTTCCAATAAGGAATAATTTCCCCATAAATGTGCCGCATCATCAGTGGTCAGATTCATTTTGACTAAAGAGGTCCTCCATAGCAGGTTTCTAATCACATGGAGCTGTAGCACACGAAAACGAGCAACACCATGccaaaatacatttactcaattcGGCCAAATGTTGTTAGGCTACATGACTAGTGGAGAAGTTATCAAGGATTAAAATTCCATTTGCAAACCGGTGCGTTTTCAATTATGAAACCAATTGGATGAAATTGTATGATAATGGTTTTGTCACATCCGTCCACTTGCAGTACAGTCTCGCTTTCTTTGTTTCTCTGTTTTCCCCTTAACTGTCTGCTTGAAAAGTACGGAGTACGTCCCTCTGTTTGCTCCCCGTCAAACCTCACTGATCTGCGCGCAATGCTGAATAGGCTACAGAGGCTCTCTCCTAAACACAGTTTGACTGTATGATTTGGCAGATATACTGGCAAACAAAAATGTATAGCTCAAGAATAACGCACTAGGAAAAGGACTCTGGCACCGCAGAAAACGCATGGATTTCTTTGTTGGTTTTGTGGCGAGGTTTATGCATGAAACTTTTCAGGGTTGACCCCCACCACTTCGGATAATGACCAAAttacctggtaaaaaaaatatatagagatGCTATATAGACAACAACCTCCTTATGTGACTGTGTACTTACTGCCTCTGCCAAGAGGTCTGAAGTTTAATGGCAGGTGGTAGTGCATTTGCAACTTAATTACAGGGTTGCTGGTTCAAGCTCTGCTCTGGCTGTTCCCTCTCAGTATTAACACATACTTTTTAATTTCCTTTTGGGTGGGTAGGCTTAAATTCATTCACACAT
This region of Salvelinus sp. IW2-2015 linkage group LG6.1, ASM291031v2, whole genome shotgun sequence genomic DNA includes:
- the LOC111965371 gene encoding alpha-1A adrenergic receptor, translating into MNLTTDDAAHLWGNYSLLEQYDTTVGTPWLSESPGEVDLTRAIPLGFVLGAFIVFAIVGNILVILAVMTNRHLRTPTNYFIINLAIADLLLGTTVLPVSATLEILNYWVFGRIFCDIWAAVDVLCCTASIMSLCVISIDRYIGVSHPLQYPSIVTEKRALLAMLGVWVLSVVISIGPLLGWKQPPSPDNTVCLITEEPFYALFSSLGSFYIPLVVILSMYFRVYVVAKRTTKNLEAGVMRERMNTSELTLRIHKGSQVQDDSSSTGKGRANQARSSLTVKLLKFSREKKAAKTLGVVVGMFTLCWLPFFLALPIGSFNPDFRPPETLFKVIFWLGYFNSCLNPIIYPCYSREFKLAFIRILRCQCHHRRRPGWHAYNYRTSHFNSASHSRKSSAESGHSQKNPACLNGSQXTLSSSASPSPSYLLACPDGEALYTCWASATSRSPSLLPGSPASCKLGTLRGGVGSGGSHGGMSHRESGQGVFLFPCEGQNGECGGDIPEDKVSVSLTDS